In Corynebacterium guangdongense, one DNA window encodes the following:
- a CDS encoding phosphoribosylformylglycinamidine synthase has translation MDARLAVRRLPNFRDEERALLRSLNNLEGVELTDAQIINVYDVFDATDEDIAALTSSIVSDAKVDALLGTDEFASALATAPAHLGVEPLPGQYDQRADAAEQALRLLNPDTVARITTGVVYVFSEVSDQAFDAIRSYLINPVEAGEKNLDVLRAPSMGEVEPLTAHPDFLELDSDGLQALLADEGMAMSLADLELIQQYFRQEERTPTEVELAVLDTYWSDHCRHTTFNTELTEITNSSDRFREQLDRALGRYDEIRELNGRTHKPRTLMDLGTIMGRELRRNGTMTDQEVSEEINACSVYVDVDTSEGDKPWLLMFKNETHNHPTEIEPFGGASTCLGGAIRDPLSGRSWVYQAMRISGAGDINTPRSETMPGKLPQADISTRAAQGYSSYGNQIGLATTGVRELIHPGYVAKRMELGAVVAAAPQENVKRLEPETGDVIIILGGRTGRDGVGGATGSSKAHDEESLTRSGAEVQKGNPVNERKIQRLFRRPEVAQMIVRCNDFGAGGVSVAVGELTDSIDIHLDRVPLKYAGLNAREIALSESQERMAVVVRPEDADAFIEAAAAENIEAVALADVTDSGRLRMYLGEELVLDLSREFLDTEGADRFQDVVMKDEAGVDKPAQPATVLESLTRHGSQEGMVEQFDSTVGRSTVLMPYGGRTQKTDELASVQTLPVPGGSNTASVMTWGYSPELADDHPFLMGSYSVVEALSRLVATGADARGAWLSAQEYFQRLDKVPERWGEVTQSLLGMLEAQDAFEVAAIGGKDSMSGTYGDDLHVPPTLVTFAVATMDARNALSAAIPAGGHDVYHLAHTPLETGEADYGQLRANFDAFHAAAGSFAAASPIIAGGLGATIVNMLLGNELGFAGGTPAEAALGGLVFAVPTGTEVSVAGAELVGTTNDTGEIAFGDESFTVTDALDVLERDYREVYPLNTAEGEALPDFALELPTTAPTTPAAGDGAVHVLLPVFPGTNSEYDMAEAFQAAGATTEFHLIRNLTPEMLAADTEEFITKLDSADILAFSGGFSLGDEPDGSAKFMAAFLGSTDVAEAVKGFVARDGLVLGICNGFQALVKSGFLPYGDPAKMTATSPTLAHNRQLRHVSRIATTRVTANGSPWLSSFTPGQQHLMPVSHGEGRFVVTEDEARTLFDAGQVAFQYVDADGAPTMDAPANPNGSNYAIEGVVSPDGRILGKMGHPERFRDGLMRNIPGIEEQNIFANAVNYCRAK, from the coding sequence ATGGATGCGCGTCTTGCTGTTCGCCGCTTGCCCAACTTCCGTGACGAGGAGCGCGCGCTGCTGCGTTCCCTCAACAATCTGGAGGGAGTTGAGCTCACCGATGCCCAGATTATCAACGTCTACGACGTCTTCGACGCGACGGACGAAGACATCGCGGCCCTGACCTCCTCGATCGTGAGCGACGCCAAGGTCGACGCCCTGCTCGGCACCGACGAGTTTGCCTCCGCACTGGCCACCGCTCCCGCCCACCTGGGCGTCGAGCCGCTGCCGGGCCAGTACGATCAGCGTGCCGACGCCGCCGAGCAGGCTCTGCGCCTGCTCAACCCCGACACTGTCGCACGCATCACCACCGGCGTCGTGTACGTCTTCAGCGAAGTCTCTGACCAGGCCTTCGACGCGATCCGCTCCTACCTGATCAACCCCGTCGAGGCCGGCGAGAAGAACCTCGACGTGCTCCGCGCCCCGTCGATGGGCGAGGTCGAACCGCTGACCGCGCACCCAGATTTCCTGGAACTCGACTCCGACGGCCTGCAGGCGCTGCTCGCCGACGAAGGCATGGCCATGAGCCTCGCGGACCTGGAACTGATCCAGCAGTACTTCCGCCAGGAAGAGCGCACCCCCACCGAGGTGGAACTGGCGGTGCTGGACACCTACTGGTCCGACCACTGCCGCCACACCACCTTCAACACCGAGCTGACCGAGATCACCAACAGCAGTGATCGCTTCCGTGAGCAGCTGGACCGCGCACTGGGGCGCTACGACGAAATCCGCGAGCTCAACGGCCGCACGCACAAGCCGCGCACCCTGATGGACCTGGGCACCATCATGGGCCGTGAGCTGCGCCGCAACGGCACGATGACCGACCAGGAGGTCAGCGAGGAGATCAACGCCTGCTCGGTCTACGTCGACGTCGACACCTCGGAGGGCGACAAGCCGTGGCTGCTGATGTTCAAGAACGAGACCCACAACCACCCCACCGAGATCGAGCCCTTCGGCGGCGCCTCGACGTGTCTCGGTGGCGCGATCCGCGACCCTCTCTCGGGGCGTTCCTGGGTCTACCAGGCCATGCGCATCTCCGGTGCCGGCGACATCAACACCCCGCGCAGCGAAACCATGCCGGGCAAGCTGCCCCAGGCTGACATCAGCACCCGCGCGGCGCAGGGCTACTCCAGCTACGGCAACCAGATCGGCCTGGCCACCACCGGTGTCCGTGAGCTGATCCACCCGGGCTACGTCGCCAAGCGCATGGAGCTGGGCGCGGTCGTGGCGGCGGCGCCGCAGGAGAACGTCAAGCGCCTCGAACCGGAGACCGGCGACGTCATCATCATCCTCGGCGGCCGCACCGGCCGTGACGGCGTCGGTGGCGCCACCGGCTCGTCCAAGGCCCACGACGAGGAATCCCTGACCCGCTCCGGCGCGGAGGTCCAGAAGGGCAACCCCGTCAACGAGCGCAAGATCCAGCGGCTCTTCCGCCGCCCCGAGGTCGCGCAGATGATCGTGCGCTGCAACGACTTCGGCGCCGGCGGCGTGTCCGTGGCCGTCGGTGAGCTCACCGACAGCATCGATATCCACCTCGACCGGGTGCCGCTGAAGTACGCCGGCCTCAACGCCCGCGAGATCGCGCTCTCCGAGTCCCAGGAGCGCATGGCCGTCGTCGTCCGCCCCGAGGACGCGGACGCCTTTATCGAGGCCGCTGCCGCCGAGAACATCGAGGCCGTGGCGCTGGCCGACGTCACCGACTCCGGTCGCCTGCGCATGTACCTGGGCGAGGAGCTCGTGCTTGACCTGTCGCGGGAATTCCTCGACACCGAGGGGGCAGATCGTTTCCAGGATGTGGTGATGAAGGATGAGGCAGGCGTCGACAAGCCCGCTCAGCCCGCCACCGTCCTGGAGTCGCTGACCCGCCACGGCTCCCAGGAGGGCATGGTCGAGCAGTTCGACTCGACCGTCGGCCGCTCCACCGTGCTCATGCCCTACGGCGGCCGCACCCAGAAGACCGACGAGCTCGCCTCGGTGCAGACCCTGCCCGTGCCCGGCGGCTCGAACACCGCGTCGGTGATGACCTGGGGCTACAGCCCCGAGCTGGCCGACGACCACCCCTTCCTCATGGGCTCCTACTCCGTCGTCGAGGCGCTGAGCCGTCTCGTCGCCACCGGCGCCGACGCCCGTGGCGCGTGGCTGTCGGCCCAGGAGTACTTCCAGCGGCTCGACAAGGTGCCGGAACGCTGGGGCGAGGTCACCCAGTCCCTGCTCGGCATGCTGGAGGCGCAGGACGCTTTCGAGGTCGCGGCCATCGGCGGCAAGGACTCCATGAGCGGAACCTACGGCGACGACCTGCACGTTCCGCCGACGCTGGTGACCTTCGCGGTCGCCACCATGGACGCCCGCAACGCCCTCAGCGCCGCCATCCCCGCCGGCGGACACGACGTCTACCACCTGGCGCACACCCCGCTGGAGACCGGTGAAGCCGACTACGGCCAGCTGCGCGCGAACTTCGACGCCTTCCACGCCGCCGCCGGGTCCTTCGCCGCCGCTTCCCCGATCATCGCGGGCGGGCTCGGGGCGACGATCGTCAACATGCTGCTGGGCAACGAGCTCGGCTTTGCCGGCGGCACGCCGGCCGAGGCCGCGCTTGGTGGCCTCGTCTTCGCGGTCCCGACCGGCACGGAGGTTTCCGTGGCGGGCGCCGAACTCGTCGGCACGACCAACGACACCGGGGAGATCGCCTTCGGCGACGAGTCCTTCACCGTCACCGACGCCCTCGACGTGCTCGAGCGCGACTACCGCGAGGTCTACCCTCTCAACACCGCCGAGGGCGAGGCGCTCCCGGACTTCGCCCTGGAACTGCCGACGACGGCGCCGACGACGCCGGCCGCCGGTGACGGCGCGGTCCACGTGCTGCTGCCGGTCTTCCCGGGCACGAACTCCGAGTACGACATGGCCGAGGCTTTCCAGGCCGCCGGCGCCACCACCGAGTTCCACCTCATCCGCAACCTCACCCCGGAGATGCTGGCCGCCGACACGGAAGAGTTCATCACCAAGCTGGATTCGGCCGACATCCTCGCCTTCTCCGGCGGGTTCTCCCTCGGCGACGAGCCCGACGGCTCCGCGAAGTTCATGGCGGCATTCCTGGGCTCGACGGACGTGGCCGAGGCCGTCAAGGGTTTCGTCGCCCGCGACGGACTGGTCCTGGGCATCTGCAACGGCTTCCAGGCCCTGGTCAAGAGCGGCTTCCTGCCCTACGGCGACCCCGCCAAGATGACGGCCACCTCCCCGACGCTCGCCCACAACCGCCAGCTGCGCCACGTCTCGCGCATCGCGACGACCCGCGTGACCGCCAACGGATCGCCGTGGCTGAGCAGCTTCACGCCCGGCCAGCAGCACCTCATGCCGGTCTCCCACGGCGAGGGGCGCTTCGTGGTCACCGAGGACGAGGCCCGCACGCTTTTCGACGCCGGCCAGGTCGCCTTCCAGTACGTCGACGCCGACGGTGCCCCGACCATGGACGCCCCGGCCAACCCGAACGGCTCCAACTACGCCATCGAGGGCGTCGTCTCGCCGGACGGCCGCATCCTGGGCAAGATGGGCCACCCCGAGCGCTTCCGCGACGGCCTGATGCGCAACATCCCCGGCATTGAGGAGCAGAACATCTTCGCCAACGCCGTGAACTACTGCCGCGCAAAGTAG
- a CDS encoding MFS transporter produces the protein MTDRINSQPRVPRQTEISPARRNIVLAALMLGSFAIGTTEFVSMGLLPLISADLGVSEDRASVIIATYALGVVVGAPAITAVTGRMPRRRLLVLLMALLVVGHVLSAFAWNFEVLLVARFIAGLPHGAYFSVAGLSAASMAPPGKRGTAIALVGMGLSVATIIGVPAAQALGQWLGWQAAYALVVVIGLAALSLLVLLMPHMVNMKPTDVRTELGAVRLPQVWLTIALATIGFTGMFSVYTYITWTMTEMAGLDVRWMWLVLMAYGVGNTLGSYAGGRLADRNVDRAILVSLVSVTVMLVAFYLAASHAVPATLIFGAIGFAGASLTAPVQLRLMDVAGEAKTLAAAMSQSAFNLGNAAGAAIGGLVVGAGFSFAAPSLVGAGMTVIAILLWFPMVGTRR, from the coding sequence GTGACTGATCGGATCAATTCTCAGCCCCGCGTGCCCCGACAGACCGAGATCAGCCCGGCACGGCGCAACATTGTCCTCGCCGCGCTCATGCTCGGTTCCTTTGCCATCGGCACCACCGAATTCGTGTCGATGGGTCTGCTGCCGCTGATCTCCGCCGATCTCGGCGTCAGCGAGGACCGCGCCTCAGTCATCATCGCCACCTACGCCCTCGGCGTCGTCGTCGGCGCCCCCGCCATCACCGCGGTGACCGGGCGCATGCCCCGCCGGCGCCTGCTCGTCCTGCTCATGGCGCTGCTGGTGGTGGGCCACGTGCTCTCCGCGTTCGCCTGGAACTTCGAGGTGCTGCTCGTCGCCCGCTTCATCGCGGGCCTGCCGCACGGCGCGTACTTCTCGGTGGCCGGCCTCTCGGCCGCCTCGATGGCCCCGCCGGGCAAGCGGGGCACGGCGATCGCCCTGGTGGGCATGGGCCTGTCGGTGGCCACGATCATCGGCGTGCCGGCCGCCCAGGCGCTGGGGCAGTGGCTCGGCTGGCAGGCGGCCTACGCCCTGGTCGTCGTCATCGGTCTGGCGGCGCTGAGCCTGCTGGTGCTGCTCATGCCGCACATGGTCAACATGAAGCCCACCGACGTCCGCACCGAACTCGGCGCGGTGCGACTGCCCCAGGTGTGGCTGACGATCGCCCTGGCCACCATCGGTTTCACCGGAATGTTCTCCGTGTACACCTACATCACCTGGACGATGACGGAGATGGCCGGGCTCGACGTGCGGTGGATGTGGCTGGTGCTCATGGCCTACGGGGTCGGCAACACCCTCGGCAGCTACGCCGGCGGCCGCCTGGCGGACCGCAACGTCGACCGCGCCATCCTCGTCTCCCTGGTGTCGGTGACCGTGATGCTGGTGGCCTTCTATCTCGCCGCCTCCCACGCGGTGCCGGCCACGCTCATCTTCGGCGCCATCGGTTTCGCGGGGGCGTCGCTGACGGCGCCGGTGCAGCTGCGGCTGATGGACGTAGCCGGGGAGGCCAAGACGCTGGCCGCGGCGATGAGCCAGTCGGCGTTTAACCTCGGCAACGCCGCGGGCGCGGCCATCGGCGGTCTCGTGGTCGGGGCGGGATTCTCCTTTGCGGCGCCGTCGCTGGTGGGGGCGGGCATGACGGTCATCGCCATCCTGCTGTGGTTCCCGATGGTGGGGACGCGGCGCTAA
- a CDS encoding siderophore-interacting protein, whose amino-acid sequence MTFRPFSALVEDVARISPNFIRLTLGGDLADFGPAPGVPVRDLRIKLMLPTDDGHRPVIADTDSWYEDWRAMPEEERGYMRTFSVRELRRDPDGTRLVVDVVRHLDEGASGPASRFAASARPGDGLTVIGPDRTDDSEAGIEFQPRPGEAVALFADETAVPAACRILEDLPADATGSAFLEVPTEADRLPVDAPAGVGVTWLVRDGAEHGSLLAGSAGANVTVTRDDSPELPWIRAEERRDGNADNFYWIAGEASMVTTLRRHLVATVGVDKSRVAFMGYWKIGVAMRG is encoded by the coding sequence ATGACCTTCCGCCCCTTCTCCGCCCTCGTCGAGGACGTCGCCCGCATCAGCCCAAACTTCATCCGTCTCACCCTCGGCGGCGACCTGGCCGACTTCGGCCCCGCGCCGGGCGTCCCCGTCAGGGATCTGCGCATCAAACTCATGCTGCCCACCGACGACGGCCACCGCCCCGTCATCGCCGACACCGACTCCTGGTACGAGGACTGGCGGGCGATGCCGGAGGAGGAACGCGGCTACATGCGCACCTTCTCCGTCCGCGAGCTGCGCCGCGACCCCGACGGCACCCGTCTGGTCGTCGACGTGGTCCGCCACCTCGACGAGGGGGCGTCGGGCCCGGCCAGCCGTTTTGCGGCGTCGGCCCGGCCCGGGGACGGGCTGACCGTGATCGGGCCCGACCGCACGGATGACAGCGAGGCCGGCATCGAATTCCAGCCCCGCCCCGGGGAGGCCGTCGCCCTCTTCGCAGACGAGACCGCCGTGCCGGCCGCCTGCCGCATCCTCGAGGACCTGCCCGCCGACGCCACCGGGTCCGCGTTCCTCGAGGTGCCGACCGAGGCCGACCGCCTGCCCGTCGACGCCCCGGCCGGGGTGGGCGTGACCTGGCTGGTCCGGGACGGCGCGGAGCACGGGAGCCTGCTGGCCGGCAGCGCCGGGGCCAACGTCACCGTCACCCGCGACGACTCCCCTGAGCTGCCGTGGATCCGTGCCGAGGAGCGCCGGGACGGGAACGCGGACAACTTCTACTGGATCGCCGGTGAGGCGAGCATGGTCACCACGCTGCGCAGGCACCTCGTCGCGACGGTGGGCGTCGACAAGTCCCGGGTCGCGTTCATGGGCTACTGGAAGATCGGCGTCGCCATGCGCGGTTAG
- a CDS encoding ABC transporter ATP-binding protein, whose protein sequence is MTTLTAERISVAYEGRAVIEELSLHLPDGRVTAVIGANGCGKSTLLRTLARLLPTTSGRVLVDATDAASFRPREFARRVGLLPQSPVAPEGILVADLVGRGRSPHQGRFGRWRAGDYAAVADALEMTGLTELAQRPVNELSGGQRQRAWIAMVLAQQTDVLLLDEPTTYLDVTTQLEILELLGDLNRRLGTTVVMVLHDMNLAARYSDHLVAMRAGAILAEGTPEEVVTADTLAEVFDLDAQILTDPLTRRPLVAPIGRRTPTTTKPTTTKAEPQ, encoded by the coding sequence ATGACCACTCTCACCGCCGAACGCATCAGCGTGGCCTACGAGGGCCGGGCCGTCATCGAGGAACTCTCGCTGCACCTTCCGGACGGCCGGGTCACCGCCGTCATCGGCGCCAACGGCTGCGGAAAATCCACCCTGCTCCGGACCCTGGCCCGGCTGCTGCCCACGACCTCCGGGCGGGTGCTTGTCGACGCCACCGACGCCGCCTCCTTCCGACCCCGCGAGTTCGCCCGCCGCGTCGGGCTGCTGCCCCAATCCCCCGTCGCCCCCGAGGGGATCCTGGTCGCCGACCTCGTCGGGCGGGGACGGTCCCCGCACCAGGGCCGCTTCGGGCGCTGGCGGGCCGGGGACTACGCAGCGGTCGCTGACGCCCTGGAAATGACCGGGCTGACGGAGCTGGCCCAGCGGCCGGTGAACGAGCTCTCCGGTGGCCAGCGGCAGCGCGCCTGGATCGCGATGGTGCTCGCCCAGCAGACCGACGTGCTCCTGCTCGACGAACCCACCACCTACCTGGACGTCACCACCCAGCTGGAGATCCTCGAGCTGCTCGGAGACCTCAACCGGCGCCTGGGCACCACCGTCGTCATGGTGCTCCACGACATGAACCTGGCCGCGCGCTACAGCGACCACCTCGTCGCGATGCGCGCGGGCGCGATCCTCGCCGAGGGCACGCCGGAGGAGGTGGTCACCGCCGACACCCTGGCCGAGGTCTTCGACCTGGACGCCCAGATCCTCACCGATCCCCTGACCCGCCGCCCCCTGGTCGCCCCCATCGGGCGCCGAACCCCCACGACCACGAAACCCACGACCACGAAAGCAGAGCCGCAATGA
- a CDS encoding FecCD family ABC transporter permease, whose translation MTLAGELAEARAGRRRHRAVVTLALLLALAALWGLHLSLGRVVYSPAEILAGLREGDFIIAQLRLPRVALATATGLAFGAAGCVFQTLLRNQLASPDIIGVSTSAAVAGVVGIVVLGLSQWQTSLLALALSLVTAAGMFALAHRSGFSATRLILVGLGVAAFGQSVITWTISIASAYDLPAATRWLTGSLNDASPTTVTPVVLAVVLLLPVALAFTHHLDVLRFGEDLARGLGVPVGFSRVVLLLTAVGLIAVATAAGGPIAFVAFLSGPIAARLAGVSTPPVLQSALVGAVLVAGADAVGQHLLPVAYPVGVLTGAVGAPYLLYLLHQKGRS comes from the coding sequence GTGACGCTGGCCGGTGAACTCGCCGAGGCCCGGGCCGGGCGCCGCCGCCACCGCGCGGTCGTCACGCTCGCACTGCTGCTTGCCCTGGCCGCGCTGTGGGGGCTGCACCTCTCCCTGGGCCGGGTCGTCTACTCCCCCGCCGAGATCCTTGCGGGCCTGCGGGAGGGCGACTTCATCATCGCCCAGCTGCGCCTGCCCCGCGTCGCCCTGGCCACCGCGACCGGGCTGGCCTTCGGCGCGGCCGGCTGTGTCTTCCAGACCCTGCTGCGCAACCAGTTGGCCTCCCCGGACATCATCGGGGTGAGCACCTCGGCCGCGGTCGCGGGCGTGGTCGGCATCGTCGTCCTGGGCCTGAGCCAGTGGCAGACCTCGTTGCTGGCACTGGCCCTGAGCCTGGTCACCGCGGCGGGCATGTTCGCCCTCGCCCACCGCTCAGGCTTCTCTGCGACCCGGCTGATTCTGGTGGGGCTCGGGGTGGCCGCCTTCGGGCAGTCCGTCATCACCTGGACCATCTCGATCGCCTCCGCCTACGACCTGCCCGCCGCCACCCGCTGGCTGACCGGTTCGCTCAACGACGCCTCCCCGACCACCGTCACCCCGGTCGTGCTCGCCGTCGTCCTGCTGCTGCCCGTGGCCCTGGCCTTCACCCACCACCTGGACGTGCTGCGCTTCGGCGAGGACCTCGCCCGGGGTCTGGGCGTCCCCGTCGGCTTCTCCCGGGTGGTGCTGCTGCTGACGGCGGTGGGCCTGATCGCGGTGGCCACCGCCGCCGGCGGGCCGATCGCCTTCGTCGCCTTCCTCTCGGGCCCCATCGCCGCCCGGCTGGCCGGCGTCTCCACCCCGCCGGTGCTGCAGTCGGCGCTGGTGGGTGCCGTCCTCGTCGCCGGTGCGGACGCCGTGGGCCAGCACCTCCTGCCCGTGGCCTATCCGGTGGGCGTGCTCACCGGCGCCGTCGGCGCCCCCTATCTGCTCTACCTGCTCCACCAGAAGGGACGATCATGA
- a CDS encoding FecCD family ABC transporter permease encodes MLKPASPVRRVTRPLALGTLGVLLVIACLASVAFGVRDITAADVLAALGGATDTASQAAAYQRIPRTLAAVVVGAALAVAGATMQAITRNPLADPGVFGVLSGSALAVVVLLTVAGSPSPALISAAAVLGAAGASAFVYAIGSAGRAGATPLTLALAGAATSAALTSLTTALILPRSQSLDSYRQWMVGGTGGTDWSELSLAAPVIAVGVLVVLGHGGGLNALALGDDVAAGLGYAVTRTRLVGWGVAATLAGVATALCGPIAFIGLVVPHAVRLVSGPDQRWLLPLSAVGGAIFLVLADTLGRVVAPPAEIAVGVVTPLIGAPVFLWVVRTMKTRSL; translated from the coding sequence ATGCTTAAGCCCGCCAGCCCCGTCCGCCGCGTCACCCGGCCCCTTGCCCTCGGGACCCTGGGTGTTCTCCTGGTGATCGCCTGCCTCGCCTCCGTGGCGTTCGGGGTCCGCGACATCACGGCGGCGGACGTCCTCGCGGCGCTGGGCGGGGCCACCGACACCGCCTCCCAGGCCGCCGCCTACCAGCGCATCCCCCGCACCCTGGCGGCCGTCGTCGTCGGCGCCGCCCTCGCCGTCGCGGGCGCGACCATGCAGGCGATCACCCGCAACCCGCTGGCCGATCCGGGCGTGTTCGGGGTGCTGTCCGGATCCGCGCTGGCCGTCGTCGTCCTGCTCACGGTGGCCGGTTCCCCGTCCCCGGCGCTGATCTCGGCGGCGGCCGTGCTCGGGGCGGCCGGGGCCAGCGCCTTCGTCTACGCGATCGGCTCGGCGGGCAGGGCCGGAGCCACCCCGCTGACCCTCGCCCTGGCGGGCGCGGCCACCTCGGCCGCGCTGACCTCGCTGACCACCGCGCTGATCCTGCCCCGCTCCCAGAGCCTGGACTCCTACCGGCAGTGGATGGTCGGCGGCACCGGCGGCACGGACTGGTCCGAACTGTCCCTGGCCGCCCCGGTCATCGCCGTCGGCGTCCTCGTCGTCCTCGGTCACGGCGGCGGCCTCAACGCCCTGGCCCTCGGCGACGACGTCGCCGCCGGCCTGGGCTACGCCGTCACCCGCACCCGTCTCGTCGGCTGGGGCGTGGCCGCCACGCTGGCCGGCGTCGCCACCGCCCTGTGCGGCCCCATCGCCTTCATCGGACTGGTCGTCCCCCACGCCGTCCGGCTGGTCAGCGGCCCGGACCAGCGCTGGCTGCTGCCGCTGTCCGCCGTGGGCGGGGCCATTTTCCTGGTCCTCGCCGACACCCTGGGCCGGGTGGTCGCTCCCCCGGCCGAGATCGCGGTCGGCGTCGTCACCCCGCTGATCGGCGCCCCCGTCTTTCTCTGGGTCGTGCGCACGATGAAAACGAGGTCGCTGTGA
- a CDS encoding ABC transporter substrate-binding protein codes for MTTALSRRLSAALSVGLVTAALASCSPATPDQEQGQGQDPAGVDKPAEGDADFPVTMSHAFGETTIDDKPARVAAVGWANNEVPIALGVEPVGMSAAAFGDDDGDGVLPWVEDALAEQNMTTPVLFDETDGIPFEDVAATQPDVILAAYSGLTQQDYDTLSKIAPVVAYPDVPWGTTLDEIITLNSEALGLGDQGRELADAVHTDIDAAVAEHPALEGTTVLFTAFGSTSDSSKIGFYTLEDPRAGFLAEAGMGVPQVVRDASENTSEFWLEHSAERPEDFADVELIISYGSDDPAENEKTLTDMQADPLLGKIPAIRDGHVAFLGSDPLAASSNPSPLSVGWGINDYFNVLETALTSDA; via the coding sequence TTGACTACCGCACTCTCCCGCCGACTCTCCGCCGCCCTGTCCGTCGGCCTGGTCACCGCCGCACTGGCGTCCTGCTCTCCGGCGACGCCGGACCAGGAGCAGGGCCAGGGCCAGGACCCAGCCGGCGTCGACAAGCCCGCCGAGGGCGACGCCGACTTCCCCGTGACCATGTCCCACGCCTTCGGGGAAACCACCATCGACGATAAGCCGGCGCGGGTCGCGGCGGTGGGCTGGGCCAACAACGAGGTCCCGATCGCCCTGGGCGTGGAACCGGTGGGCATGTCCGCCGCGGCCTTCGGCGACGACGACGGCGACGGGGTCCTCCCCTGGGTGGAGGACGCGCTGGCCGAGCAGAACATGACCACGCCGGTCCTTTTCGACGAGACCGACGGCATCCCCTTCGAGGACGTCGCCGCCACCCAGCCGGACGTCATCCTCGCCGCCTACTCGGGACTGACCCAGCAGGACTACGACACCCTGAGCAAGATCGCCCCCGTGGTCGCGTACCCGGACGTGCCGTGGGGCACCACGCTCGACGAGATCATCACCCTGAACTCCGAGGCGCTCGGACTCGGCGATCAGGGCCGTGAGCTGGCCGACGCCGTCCACACCGACATCGACGCCGCCGTCGCCGAGCACCCCGCGCTCGAGGGCACCACCGTCCTGTTCACCGCCTTCGGCAGCACCAGCGACTCTTCGAAGATCGGGTTCTACACCCTCGAGGATCCCCGCGCCGGTTTCCTGGCCGAGGCCGGAATGGGGGTGCCGCAGGTCGTGCGTGACGCCTCCGAGAACACCAGCGAGTTCTGGCTGGAGCACTCCGCCGAACGCCCGGAGGACTTCGCCGACGTCGAACTCATCATCTCCTACGGCTCCGACGACCCCGCCGAGAACGAGAAGACGCTGACCGACATGCAGGCGGATCCGCTGCTGGGCAAGATCCCGGCCATCCGTGACGGACACGTCGCCTTCCTCGGCTCCGATCCGTTGGCCGCCTCCTCCAACCCCTCCCCGCTTTCGGTCGGGTGGGGCATCAACGACTACTTCAACGTCCTGGAGACGGCCCTGACCTCCGATGCTTAA
- a CDS encoding DUF4126 domain-containing protein has translation MDLATAVSLATAAGLNAYVPLLVFGLLARFSDVVHLPAGWEWLAHPILLGVVAALLVIEFVADKIPAVDSINDIVQTLIRPTSGGIVFGSATAVDGSAAINWWAVAAGVFIALAIHVGRATTRPVIDAATVGTGTIAASAAGDAAALSLTLAGIFAPLLAIALLVGLAGVVWWLTSRIRSRLA, from the coding sequence ATGGACCTCGCCACCGCCGTCAGCCTGGCCACCGCCGCCGGGCTCAACGCCTATGTCCCGCTCCTGGTTTTCGGGCTGCTCGCCCGTTTCAGCGACGTCGTTCACCTGCCCGCCGGCTGGGAATGGCTCGCTCACCCGATCCTGCTGGGCGTCGTCGCGGCGCTGCTCGTCATCGAGTTCGTCGCCGACAAGATTCCGGCGGTGGACTCGATCAACGACATCGTCCAGACGCTCATCCGCCCCACCTCCGGCGGCATCGTCTTCGGCTCCGCCACCGCCGTCGACGGCTCCGCCGCGATCAACTGGTGGGCGGTCGCCGCCGGCGTGTTCATTGCGCTGGCGATTCACGTGGGGAGAGCCACGACCCGGCCGGTCATCGACGCGGCCACGGTGGGGACCGGCACCATCGCCGCGTCGGCCGCGGGCGACGCGGCCGCGCTCTCGCTGACCCTGGCGGGAATTTTCGCTCCGCTGCTGGCCATCGCTTTGCTGGTCGGTCTCGCCGGTGTCGTATGGTGGCTCACGTCCAGGATTCGGTCGCGATTAGCATAG